The following proteins come from a genomic window of unidentified bacterial endosymbiont:
- the dolP gene encoding division/outer membrane stress-associated lipid-binding lipoprotein, with translation MHRLLIAYSLFFGIVLSVSGCIGAGVIGAAAVIATQATTDPRTVGHQLDDHTLKVRILTALRQDQVVQKNTRYQLHLHTGVVLLTGQAPTPSLQQQIEQIVASVPGILAIHNEIRPLPVITAQVAAHDVWLTTKIRSQLLANKKIKFNHVKLAVENREVFLYGSVTHVEAETAVEIARQTQGVNKVIKLFQYIT, from the coding sequence ATGCATCGCTTGCTAATCGCTTATAGTCTGTTTTTTGGGATAGTATTGTCAGTGTCAGGCTGTATCGGTGCCGGGGTAATCGGCGCTGCGGCCGTCATAGCCACTCAAGCAACCACTGATCCACGAACTGTGGGTCATCAGCTGGATGACCATACGTTGAAAGTACGCATCCTGACTGCCTTACGGCAAGATCAAGTGGTGCAGAAAAATACTCGGTATCAGCTTCACCTCCATACCGGCGTGGTGCTACTCACTGGGCAAGCGCCTACGCCTTCACTGCAACAACAAATCGAGCAGATCGTCGCTTCGGTCCCTGGGATCTTAGCGATCCACAATGAAATCCGACCTCTCCCGGTCATCACTGCACAGGTTGCTGCTCATGATGTCTGGCTCACGACCAAAATCCGCTCGCAACTGCTAGCAAACAAAAAGATAAAATTCAACCATGTGAAATTGGCGGTGGAAAATAGGGAGGTGTTTTTATACGGTTCAGTCACCCACGTAGAAGCTGAAACAGCGGTTGAGATTGCTAGACAGACTCAAGGCGTTAACAAGGTAATCAAACTATTTCAATATATTACATAA
- a CDS encoding YraN family protein, translated as MGTLLSRPKAFGTLTRRQQGFYYERLARLYLERAGLRFIAANVILRGGEIDLIMQEQQIWIFVEVRYRASNYCGGAIASFTRCKQRCLYQAARVWLFRQGLCLNTTPCRFDLLAFNGDPATVEWIPNAFNANR; from the coding sequence ATGGGCACGTTACTATCAAGGCCAAAAGCTTTTGGTACCCTAACCCGGCGTCAACAGGGGTTCTATTACGAACGCCTGGCACGACTCTACTTAGAGCGCGCTGGGTTGCGCTTCATTGCGGCTAATGTAATACTCCGGGGCGGCGAAATTGATCTGATCATGCAGGAGCAACAGATTTGGATATTTGTTGAAGTTCGTTACCGTGCCTCAAACTACTGTGGCGGCGCAATAGCCAGTTTTACGCGGTGCAAACAGCGCTGTTTATACCAGGCCGCGCGTGTATGGTTATTTAGACAAGGCCTCTGTCTAAACACAACCCCTTGTCGTTTTGATCTACTGGCCTTCAACGGCGACCCCGCAACGGTCGAATGGATCCCCAATGCTTTTAACGCTAACAGGTAG
- the rpmI gene encoding 50S ribosomal protein L35: MAKQKTLKSAAKRFKKTASGGFKHKQSHVRHILTKKSSKRKRHLRAKSMVAPADRAQIVACLPYV, translated from the coding sequence ATGGCTAAACAAAAAACCTTAAAGAGTGCTGCCAAGCGTTTTAAAAAAACGGCTTCAGGGGGCTTCAAGCACAAACAGTCTCATGTGCGTCACATTTTGACCAAAAAATCGTCAAAGCGTAAACGCCACTTGCGTGCAAAATCCATGGTGGCTCCCGCCGATCGTGCTCAGATCGTGGCGTGTTTACCTTATGTATAA
- the rplT gene encoding 50S ribosomal protein L20: MARVKRGVVARARHKKVLKQAKGYYGARSRVYRVAVQAVTKAAQYAYRDRRQRKRQFRQLWITRINAAAQQNGLSYSRLMNGLKRAAVDIDRKILADLAVFDKAAFSGLVEQAKLALA; the protein is encoded by the coding sequence ATGGCTCGTGTAAAACGGGGTGTGGTGGCCCGCGCCCGCCACAAAAAAGTACTGAAACAAGCGAAGGGCTATTATGGGGCCCGCTCGCGGGTTTACCGGGTTGCTGTGCAGGCGGTGACTAAAGCCGCCCAGTATGCTTACCGCGATCGCCGGCAGCGTAAACGCCAATTTCGCCAATTGTGGATCACCCGAATCAATGCGGCGGCGCAGCAGAATGGTTTATCCTATAGCCGTTTGATGAATGGTCTTAAGCGTGCTGCTGTCGACATTGATCGAAAGATTTTAGCGGATCTGGCAGTTTTCGATAAAGCAGCGTTTTCAGGCTTGGTTGAACAAGCTAAATTAGCGTTAGCTTAA
- the infA gene encoding translation initiation factor IF-1 encodes MAKEECIEMQGTILETLPNTMFRVELENGHVVVAHISGKMRKNYIRILTGDKVTVELTPYDLSKGRIIFRCR; translated from the coding sequence ATGGCTAAAGAAGAGTGTATTGAAATGCAGGGGACTATTTTAGAGACCCTGCCAAATACCATGTTTCGCGTCGAACTGGAGAACGGGCATGTCGTCGTAGCCCACATCTCCGGCAAGATGCGTAAAAACTATATCCGCATTTTAACCGGCGATAAAGTCACCGTGGAGTTAACCCCCTACGATCTCTCTAAGGGGCGTATCATTTTCCGCTGTCGCTAA
- the ihfA gene encoding integration host factor subunit alpha, with protein sequence MALTKADMAENLFAKLGLSKRDTKQLIETFFEEIRTTLQSGEQVKLSGFGNFDLRDKSPRPGRNPKTGENIPITARRVVTFHPGQKLKNRIVWQQAP encoded by the coding sequence ATGGCGCTAACCAAAGCCGATATGGCTGAAAATTTGTTTGCGAAATTAGGGCTCAGCAAACGGGATACCAAACAGCTTATCGAAACCTTTTTTGAAGAGATCCGGACTACTTTACAGAGCGGTGAACAGGTGAAATTGTCTGGCTTTGGTAACTTCGACTTACGAGACAAGAGCCCACGTCCTGGACGCAACCCAAAAACCGGAGAGAACATTCCGATTACGGCGCGGCGTGTGGTTACTTTTCATCCAGGTCAGAAGCTAAAAAACAGAATCGTCTGGCAACAAGCGCCCTAG
- a CDS encoding penicillin-binding protein activator: MLLIRLIVPLPRRALQLVLLMVTLVSGCQQAPTLLQPDDLYDPAARAAYYLSRLQQSQGPVANTWRLLAIRALLQEGQLAQALQHLQALPPSLTPEQYQEQQLLTAAIALEHRDPISASKPLNALAPGALPTHQQCRYYQLRYTLAKLQQDPPAEIVALIAWQPLLPKPAQAVHCEQIWQRLVALSTTDLQSLAAVEPSTPLKGWLALLALYQATPPSLQQLKEAIAGWRQQYPTHPAAQQLPALMIQQLQLQPLKLHKIGLLLPMSGPAGPFGHSIYQGFMDAARPATSPPSLPEQAESLLTEETPASTLPDIVTYDTTTQPIQALLAQAQRDQVSLLVGPLLKQEVEQLSQLKVPLPLLALNVPWQPPTMQRSICYYGLTPSDEAQDAARHLWHQKKQQPLVLVPQSPLGEQAARAFQHTWQQLSGYKPVVHYFSPVTELKQTINHLSSRSQPAATATLPDRPEEPVEELSLLTLFPNQDNRFEEGSVVWDLPTIDAVYMVATPEEFTLLKSLLDTTIPAADKRPALYASSRSFRSTIGPDLRLEMEGLQFGDIPLLITQQPLSISQQAAKRFNKDFSLIRLYAMGHDAWLLANHFEELLRLPYFRLSGTTGILKADSHGIIHRQLTWARYYQGQKLLVP, encoded by the coding sequence TCCGATTAATCGTTCCTCTACCGCGTCGTGCCTTACAGCTGGTTCTTTTAATGGTGACCCTAGTGAGCGGCTGTCAACAGGCTCCCACCTTATTACAGCCGGATGATCTCTATGATCCCGCGGCGCGTGCTGCTTATTATCTCTCGCGTCTGCAGCAAAGCCAGGGTCCTGTTGCTAACACCTGGCGACTATTGGCCATACGCGCCCTCTTACAAGAGGGGCAGCTGGCACAAGCGCTACAGCACCTCCAAGCGTTACCGCCGTCACTCACGCCTGAACAATATCAGGAACAACAACTCCTGACAGCCGCCATCGCCCTAGAGCATCGCGATCCAATCAGTGCCTCCAAACCCTTAAACGCATTGGCACCTGGCGCACTCCCGACTCATCAGCAATGCCGTTACTATCAACTACGCTATACCCTAGCCAAATTACAGCAGGACCCACCAGCGGAGATAGTCGCCCTCATTGCCTGGCAACCGCTGCTCCCAAAACCGGCCCAAGCGGTTCATTGTGAGCAGATCTGGCAAAGGCTTGTAGCCTTATCGACAACCGATCTGCAGTCGCTAGCGGCGGTGGAGCCCTCCACACCCTTGAAAGGGTGGTTAGCACTACTAGCGCTCTATCAAGCCACGCCCCCCAGCCTCCAACAGCTGAAAGAGGCTATCGCGGGATGGCGTCAACAGTATCCTACTCATCCAGCAGCTCAGCAGTTACCAGCACTGATGATCCAACAGCTGCAACTACAACCGCTGAAGTTGCATAAAATCGGCCTGCTATTGCCCATGAGTGGTCCTGCGGGCCCCTTCGGACACAGTATCTACCAAGGCTTTATGGATGCCGCGCGACCAGCGACTAGTCCCCCATCGCTGCCAGAGCAAGCTGAATCGCTCCTCACCGAGGAAACCCCTGCCAGTACTCTGCCAGACATCGTCACCTATGATACCACGACCCAGCCTATCCAAGCATTGTTGGCCCAGGCGCAACGTGATCAGGTTTCACTACTCGTCGGTCCTTTGCTCAAGCAGGAGGTTGAACAGCTCAGTCAGCTGAAAGTACCCCTGCCCCTCTTAGCACTGAACGTTCCCTGGCAGCCGCCAACGATGCAGCGCTCCATCTGTTACTACGGGCTCACTCCAAGCGATGAAGCTCAAGATGCTGCCCGCCACTTATGGCACCAAAAAAAACAACAGCCTTTAGTGTTAGTGCCTCAAAGCCCTTTGGGGGAGCAAGCAGCTCGGGCTTTTCAGCACACGTGGCAGCAGCTCTCTGGCTATAAACCGGTGGTTCACTATTTTTCGCCTGTCACGGAGTTAAAACAGACTATCAATCACTTATCAAGCCGCTCCCAGCCAGCAGCGACTGCCACACTGCCTGATAGACCGGAAGAACCTGTTGAAGAGCTCTCTTTGCTAACACTATTTCCTAACCAAGACAACCGCTTCGAAGAGGGCTCAGTGGTGTGGGATCTTCCAACCATTGATGCCGTCTACATGGTCGCTACGCCTGAAGAGTTCACTCTTCTTAAGTCCCTGCTGGATACGACCATCCCCGCGGCAGATAAAAGACCTGCACTCTATGCCAGCTCACGCAGTTTTCGCTCCACCATTGGCCCCGATCTACGTTTAGAGATGGAAGGGCTACAATTCGGTGATATTCCTCTGCTGATCACCCAACAGCCCCTGTCTATTAGCCAGCAGGCAGCTAAACGGTTTAATAAGGATTTTTCGCTGATCCGCCTCTACGCCATGGGACATGATGCCTGGCTGCTAGCCAACCACTTCGAAGAGCTCTTAAGGCTACCCTATTTTCGATTATCAGGCACCACAGGTATTCTGAAGGCGGATTCTCATGGTATTATTCATCGGCAGTTAACATGGGCACGTTACTATCAAGGCCAAAAGCTTTTGGTACCCTAA
- the pheS gene encoding phenylalanine--tRNA ligase subunit alpha — protein MQHLTHWVTQAQIAIDAAKDIAALEQIRVHFLGKKGLITQQLATLGGLAPEVRPGAGQQINQAKQVIQSALAQRKRLLTAAADQAKIATETLDITLPGRRLDQGGLHPITRTIERIERFFNDLGFTSVSGPEIEDAEHNFDALNIPEHHPTRADHDTFWFDAQRLLRTQTSNVQIRTMKQQAPPLRIIAPGRVYRNDYDQTHTPMFHQVEVLMVDTQVTFAALKGILHDFLVHFFEEPLSVRFRPSYFPFTEPSVEIDIRRSDQRWLEVLGAGMVHPKVLSGVGIDPEIYSGFAFGMGVERLAMLRYRVPDVRSFFENDVRFLQQFK, from the coding sequence ATGCAACATCTCACACACTGGGTCACTCAAGCGCAAATAGCGATTGATGCAGCAAAAGATATTGCCGCACTTGAACAGATCAGGGTGCACTTTTTAGGCAAGAAAGGGCTGATCACGCAGCAACTGGCCACGCTAGGGGGGCTAGCGCCTGAGGTGCGTCCAGGGGCTGGCCAGCAGATTAATCAAGCAAAACAAGTGATTCAAAGTGCGCTTGCGCAGAGAAAGCGTTTACTGACTGCCGCAGCGGATCAAGCGAAAATCGCTACGGAAACGCTGGATATCACGCTGCCAGGACGACGACTCGATCAGGGAGGCCTACACCCGATAACCCGCACGATTGAGCGGATTGAACGCTTTTTTAATGATCTGGGATTTACCTCAGTCTCTGGCCCAGAAATAGAGGATGCGGAACATAATTTTGATGCCTTAAATATCCCAGAACACCATCCTACCCGTGCCGATCATGACACCTTTTGGTTCGATGCTCAGCGGCTGCTGCGCACCCAAACCTCCAATGTTCAGATCCGTACTATGAAACAGCAGGCACCACCGCTGCGTATCATTGCCCCGGGACGGGTCTATCGTAATGACTATGATCAAACCCACACCCCAATGTTTCATCAAGTGGAGGTGTTGATGGTGGATACCCAGGTGACTTTTGCCGCTCTCAAAGGGATCTTACACGACTTTCTCGTCCATTTTTTTGAAGAGCCCCTATCCGTGCGGTTTCGTCCCTCCTATTTTCCCTTTACCGAGCCCTCAGTGGAGATCGATATTAGGCGCTCGGATCAGCGATGGCTGGAGGTGCTGGGTGCTGGCATGGTGCACCCTAAGGTTCTAAGCGGTGTCGGTATCGATCCGGAGATCTATTCTGGATTTGCTTTTGGTATGGGGGTGGAACGGTTAGCGATGTTGCGCTACCGGGTGCCCGATGTTCGCTCTTTTTTTGAGAACGATGTTCGCTTCCTACAACAGTTCAAATGA
- the pheT gene encoding phenylalanine--tRNA ligase subunit beta, whose protein sequence is MKLSEAWLREWVDPPISSEQLAEQLTLAGLEVEQLTLVAGDCLFEISLTPNRADCLSIAGMAREVALFNQLPLKAPTITPATVTIEDTVSVGVESPAACPRYCSRVLKNLDARVETPRWMQQKLQHCGIRPTHSIVVDITNYVQIELGQPLHAFDLAVIEGAVTVRFARAGETLTVLDERQVTLECDTLVVADQRQLLAMAGMMGGQSSAVQPSTQQLLLESAHFDPRVVSGRARRYGITSEAAYRFERGVDPLLPERALERATALLLAHCGGEVGPLMEVTTPAALPQPPTIHLQHHALERLIGHHFDAAWVAAQLTALGCQVQSIAEGWQVVPPSWRVDLALAVDLIEEIARVYGYHRIPACAPQAPLLFQSHSEEQLPLNRLRTRLVDRGYQEAITYSFVDPEQQQRLHPQQPALVLPHPISVKLSAMRLSLWSGLLGALLYNQHRQQQRIRLFEMGLRFIPNDQAEQGVLQERVIAGVISGDRDEAHWDLPRHSIDFFDMKGDVEALVALTDHPDSLRFKQHAHPALHPGKSAAIYLRDGLIGYLGALHPTVEQQLELNGSTLVFELLVDPLLQCTVPRARELSRFPVNRRDLAVVVSETVTAESVMELCKEVAKDELMRINLFDIYRGGAVPRGCKSLAMSLWLQSSHHTLEEGEMAAIVSRVVTALQQRFQASLRH, encoded by the coding sequence ATGAAATTGAGTGAAGCGTGGCTACGCGAATGGGTTGATCCACCGATCAGCTCAGAACAGCTGGCTGAACAGCTGACCTTGGCAGGCTTGGAAGTGGAGCAGCTCACCTTGGTGGCTGGGGACTGCCTGTTTGAGATCAGCTTAACCCCGAATCGGGCCGACTGCTTAAGCATTGCTGGCATGGCACGTGAAGTAGCGCTATTCAACCAACTGCCGTTGAAGGCACCGACAATCACCCCTGCAACAGTGACTATTGAAGATACGGTATCCGTTGGGGTTGAGAGCCCAGCTGCTTGTCCGCGTTATTGCAGTCGGGTCTTGAAAAATCTTGATGCCCGGGTTGAAACGCCTAGGTGGATGCAGCAAAAGTTGCAGCATTGTGGCATTCGCCCGACCCACTCCATTGTGGTCGATATCACCAACTATGTGCAGATCGAGCTAGGTCAGCCCCTGCATGCGTTTGATTTGGCAGTGATTGAAGGTGCGGTGACCGTTCGTTTCGCCCGTGCTGGCGAAACATTAACCGTCCTTGATGAACGTCAGGTGACGCTGGAGTGTGACACCTTGGTGGTGGCTGATCAACGTCAGCTACTGGCCATGGCCGGAATGATGGGTGGGCAGTCGTCCGCGGTTCAACCATCGACTCAACAGCTGCTGTTAGAGAGTGCTCACTTTGATCCTCGAGTCGTTAGCGGCCGAGCACGACGCTATGGGATCACTAGCGAGGCCGCCTACCGTTTTGAGCGTGGTGTTGATCCGCTGCTCCCTGAACGGGCTTTAGAGCGGGCTACGGCCTTGTTATTAGCACACTGTGGCGGTGAGGTTGGTCCGCTGATGGAGGTTACTACCCCGGCGGCATTGCCTCAACCGCCCACCATTCATCTGCAGCACCACGCCCTGGAGCGGCTTATTGGGCATCACTTTGACGCTGCTTGGGTCGCCGCTCAACTGACAGCGCTGGGCTGTCAAGTTCAGAGCATTGCGGAGGGTTGGCAGGTGGTTCCACCCAGTTGGCGGGTCGATCTAGCCTTAGCCGTGGATTTGATTGAAGAGATCGCTCGGGTGTATGGCTACCATCGGATCCCAGCCTGTGCGCCTCAGGCCCCATTGCTGTTTCAATCCCATTCTGAGGAGCAGTTACCACTCAACCGCCTGCGGACACGATTGGTTGACCGAGGTTACCAAGAAGCGATCACCTACAGTTTTGTCGATCCAGAGCAGCAACAACGGCTACATCCGCAGCAGCCTGCTTTAGTTTTGCCGCATCCTATTTCTGTAAAACTCTCCGCCATGCGGCTATCGCTATGGAGTGGTTTATTAGGGGCACTCCTCTATAACCAGCATCGTCAGCAACAGCGGATACGGCTATTCGAAATGGGTCTACGGTTTATTCCCAACGACCAGGCGGAACAGGGGGTTTTACAGGAGCGTGTTATTGCCGGCGTGATCAGTGGTGATCGTGATGAAGCACATTGGGACTTACCGCGCCATAGTATCGATTTTTTCGATATGAAAGGGGATGTAGAAGCTCTGGTCGCACTCACAGATCACCCGGACAGTCTACGATTTAAACAGCACGCTCACCCGGCATTACATCCGGGGAAAAGTGCTGCTATCTATCTACGGGATGGGTTGATAGGGTACCTGGGTGCATTACATCCTACGGTTGAGCAGCAGCTGGAGCTTAATGGCAGCACGTTAGTATTTGAGCTGTTAGTCGACCCATTACTACAGTGCACGGTGCCACGTGCTCGGGAACTCTCTCGTTTTCCGGTTAACCGTCGGGATCTTGCTGTAGTGGTTTCTGAAACGGTGACTGCTGAATCAGTGATGGAATTGTGCAAGGAAGTTGCTAAAGATGAGCTAATGCGAATAAACTTATTCGATATTTATCGCGGTGGAGCGGTTCCTAGGGGGTGTAAAAGTTTGGCAATGAGTTTATGGCTACAGAGTAGCCACCATACCCTGGAGGAAGGCGAAATGGCAGCGATAGTATCGCGGGTAGTGACGGCATTACAACAACGATTCCAAGCATCCTTGAGGCATTGA
- the cspD gene encoding cold shock domain-containing protein CspD has translation METGIVKWFNNGKGFGFICHPESGEDVFAHYSMIQMEGYRTLKAGQQVRFTLQKGAKGQHAIHIQPDSDAPAKAVSSS, from the coding sequence ATGGAGACAGGTATCGTCAAGTGGTTTAATAATGGCAAAGGTTTTGGATTTATCTGCCACCCTGAGAGTGGCGAAGATGTCTTTGCTCACTACTCTATGATTCAAATGGAGGGCTACCGTACCCTCAAAGCAGGTCAGCAGGTGCGATTTACCCTCCAGAAGGGCGCTAAGGGCCAGCATGCAATCCATATCCAACCAGACTCGGATGCGCCTGCTAAGGCGGTAAGCTCAAGCTGA
- a CDS encoding SIS domain-containing protein, with amino-acid sequence MLDQIKTCLTESIQTQIAAAEILPESIALAAVAIVQSLLNGNKILCCGNGVSAASAQRFSAMLIHHCETERPSLPALSLTADAVTLTAIINDNLQDEIYAKQVRAFGHAGDILLVISERNTNPALIKAVEAAVTRDITIIALTGDDDGVLAGLLGPQDVEIRVPSQSSARIQEVHTVALNCLCDLVDHRLFKSQDHE; translated from the coding sequence ATGTTAGATCAAATAAAAACCTGCCTCACCGAAAGCATTCAAACGCAAATTGCCGCTGCGGAAATTCTGCCAGAAAGCATTGCCCTGGCTGCAGTAGCCATTGTCCAAAGCCTATTAAATGGCAATAAAATACTCTGTTGTGGGAATGGGGTCTCAGCCGCCAGCGCCCAACGTTTTAGCGCCATGCTTATCCACCATTGTGAAACCGAGCGCCCCAGTTTACCCGCACTGTCGCTAACCGCTGATGCCGTTACTTTGACGGCTATTATTAATGATAATTTACAGGATGAGATTTATGCTAAACAGGTGCGCGCTTTTGGTCATGCTGGTGATATCTTGCTGGTGATATCTGAACGCAATACCAATCCAGCGCTCATTAAGGCAGTGGAAGCGGCTGTAACGCGTGACATTACCATTATCGCCTTAACGGGTGATGACGATGGCGTGTTAGCGGGTTTACTTGGCCCACAAGATGTTGAAATTCGGGTACCTTCCCAAAGTAGCGCTCGAATTCAAGAGGTCCACACCGTCGCCCTCAACTGTTTGTGTGATCTCGTGGATCATAGATTATTTAAGTCGCAAGATCATGAATAG